A window of the Schlesneria paludicola DSM 18645 genome harbors these coding sequences:
- a CDS encoding alkene reductase, whose protein sequence is MSTRPGLFTPIRVGALVLPNRIVMSPMTRIRAGAGCVPTESMVRYYSQRASAGLIITEGTHPSPMGRGYTFPPGLHSDEQAAGWRKVTDAVHAAGGRIFVQLMHAGRVSHSSLLPEHALPIAPSAIAVSGEVHTFEGKQSFETPRPLSTDEIPIVIDEYQRAAELSITAGFDGVELHAATGYLPNQFQVTGSNRRTDEYGGSLEARTRFTLEVIEALCGVRGADRVGIKIGPGFTVNDTFDDNPAETYTYLARRLNPLGLAYLHVGYDSGYGRGTAPPFNSIDLIRSVFTGTLIAVGGFNKATGDAAVSAGRADLVAYGRPFISNPDLVDRFRLDAPLNIPDGQTFYGGGDHGYTDYPTLSEQGRH, encoded by the coding sequence ATGTCTACGCGTCCTGGGCTATTTACGCCTATAAGAGTCGGCGCACTGGTCCTGCCCAATCGCATCGTGATGTCGCCCATGACCAGAATTCGTGCCGGAGCAGGATGCGTCCCTACTGAGTCCATGGTTCGGTATTATTCGCAACGAGCCTCCGCCGGCCTCATCATTACCGAAGGAACACACCCCAGCCCAATGGGACGTGGCTACACTTTTCCGCCTGGCCTGCATTCGGATGAACAGGCAGCGGGCTGGAGGAAAGTGACCGATGCTGTTCACGCAGCCGGAGGCCGCATCTTCGTGCAGCTCATGCACGCGGGGCGTGTATCCCACTCCTCTCTCCTGCCCGAACACGCCTTGCCCATCGCACCATCAGCGATTGCTGTCTCGGGCGAGGTTCACACATTCGAGGGAAAGCAGTCATTCGAGACCCCCAGACCTCTTTCAACCGACGAAATACCGATCGTGATCGACGAGTATCAGCGGGCGGCCGAATTGTCGATTACTGCGGGATTTGACGGCGTCGAACTCCATGCTGCGACCGGATATCTCCCCAATCAATTTCAAGTCACGGGTTCGAACCGGCGCACCGACGAATATGGCGGTTCACTGGAGGCCAGAACTCGCTTTACGTTGGAAGTGATCGAGGCGCTTTGTGGTGTGAGGGGTGCAGACCGCGTTGGGATTAAGATCGGTCCCGGGTTTACGGTCAACGACACTTTCGATGATAACCCCGCTGAAACGTACACGTACCTGGCACGCCGCCTCAATCCGCTCGGACTCGCTTATCTTCATGTTGGATATGATAGTGGATACGGCCGAGGGACTGCCCCACCGTTTAATTCGATCGATCTAATTCGGTCGGTCTTCACGGGGACGTTAATTGCCGTTGGTGGATTCAACAAGGCAACCGGAGATGCGGCCGTCAGTGCGGGCCGGGCGGACCTCGTCGCGTACGGCAGACCATTCATTTCCAACCCAGACCTAGTCGATCGTTTTCGGCTCGACGCGCCGCTCAACATTCCGGATGGGCAGACATTCTACGGTGGTGGCGATCATGGCTACACAGACTATCCGACTTTGTCCGAACAGGGGCGGCACTGA
- a CDS encoding alkene reductase has translation MTDKPGLFTPITMGELELPNRIVMAPMTRSRAGIARLPNRLMAEYYAQRSSAGLLISEATTISEQANGWNESPGIYTDEMVEGWKYTTDAVHQNGGKIFLQLWHCGRASHSSFHNGTLAVAPSAIKINEASIHTPTGKQAHEVPHALEIGEIQRIVEDYRRAAERAKAANFDGVEIHGANGYLIDTFLQSKTNHRADQYGGNIENRYRFLKEVVEAVASVWTKNRIGVRLSPNGVFNDMGSSDFREQFSYVARQLNQYSLSYLHVMDGLSFGFHKLGEPMTLLEFRAAFHGLLMGNCGYGMEAAQNAIAEGRADFIAFGRPFISNPDLVARFKNDWPLAEEAPVSNWYSPIGESGYTDFSTYR, from the coding sequence ATGACTGATAAACCTGGGCTATTCACCCCGATTACGATGGGCGAGCTGGAACTGCCAAATCGAATTGTCATGGCACCCATGACCCGTTCCAGGGCGGGAATCGCACGGCTGCCGAATCGCCTGATGGCCGAATATTATGCTCAGCGCAGTTCCGCGGGCTTGCTCATCTCGGAAGCGACGACGATCTCAGAGCAGGCGAATGGTTGGAACGAGTCGCCGGGAATCTATACCGATGAAATGGTGGAAGGATGGAAGTACACCACCGATGCGGTGCATCAGAACGGGGGCAAGATCTTCCTGCAGCTATGGCATTGTGGACGCGCTTCGCATAGCAGCTTCCACAATGGCACACTCGCTGTTGCTCCTTCGGCAATTAAGATCAATGAAGCGTCCATTCACACGCCCACCGGAAAGCAGGCGCACGAAGTCCCCCATGCTCTGGAAATTGGCGAGATTCAAAGGATTGTCGAGGACTATCGACGCGCCGCTGAACGAGCAAAGGCAGCAAACTTCGACGGAGTGGAGATCCATGGCGCCAATGGCTATCTCATCGACACGTTCCTTCAATCGAAAACGAATCACCGTGCTGATCAGTACGGTGGAAACATCGAAAACCGCTACCGGTTTTTGAAAGAGGTTGTCGAAGCGGTTGCGTCAGTCTGGACCAAAAATCGGATCGGCGTCCGACTGTCGCCAAACGGTGTGTTTAACGACATGGGGTCGTCGGATTTTCGAGAACAATTCAGTTATGTTGCCAGACAGCTCAATCAGTACAGCCTGTCGTATTTACATGTGATGGACGGGTTGTCCTTCGGTTTCCACAAGCTGGGCGAGCCGATGACGCTGCTCGAGTTTCGAGCGGCATTCCATGGTCTGCTGATGGGCAATTGCGGTTATGGCATGGAGGCGGCACAGAACGCAATTGCGGAGGGCCGAGCTGACTTCATTGCTTTCGGGCGCCCCTTCATAAGCAATCCCGATCTTGTCGCGCGATTCAAGAATGACTGGCCCCTGGCTGAAGAGGCGCCTGTGTCGAACTGGTATTCGCCCATCGGCGAGAGTGGCTATACGGACTTCTCGACATACCGGTAA
- a CDS encoding cupin domain-containing protein codes for MSNFARREFLTGAAVLAAATTAAFLKSEEAEGGDTSFMNNVPDPSLSGKDLPTFKFALEKSEGKVIGKSFGKEATVEQLPISKGIAGVSMRIEPGAMRELHWHATAAEWAFVLEGRVRTTVIDPHGNSETNDFNAGDVWFFPRGHGHMLECLGNEPCQFILIFDNGYFSEFGTFSISDWIGHAPKSLLAKNFGLPESAFNGFPKEEVYFARGAVPPEKPATPLQGLKLPPQTHKYELLEQAPHAEFKGGREWRVDSTRFPISTTITGVVLDLEPGSLRELHWHPTADEWQYVISGKISVSMFGSHGRYRTEELEKGDVAYIPQGYGHSIENIGSTPCRILIGLNTGVYQAIDLSQWIAGNPVDVLATNFGMPAALFEKFPKKDVFIADQQGR; via the coding sequence ATGTCTAACTTTGCCCGTCGAGAATTTTTGACAGGTGCAGCCGTTCTCGCCGCGGCCACTACCGCCGCATTCCTAAAGAGCGAAGAAGCGGAAGGCGGTGACACAAGTTTTATGAACAATGTCCCCGACCCATCACTGTCGGGCAAAGACCTACCGACTTTCAAATTCGCGTTGGAGAAATCAGAAGGTAAGGTCATCGGAAAAAGCTTCGGAAAGGAAGCAACTGTTGAGCAACTTCCGATCTCGAAAGGGATCGCGGGCGTGTCCATGAGAATCGAGCCGGGCGCAATGCGAGAACTTCACTGGCATGCGACGGCGGCAGAGTGGGCGTTCGTTCTAGAGGGACGGGTTCGTACAACGGTCATTGATCCGCATGGCAATTCTGAGACGAACGATTTCAATGCGGGTGATGTTTGGTTCTTCCCGCGCGGACATGGTCACATGCTCGAATGTCTTGGCAACGAGCCTTGCCAGTTCATCCTGATCTTCGACAACGGATACTTCTCGGAATTTGGCACCTTCAGCATTTCGGATTGGATTGGCCACGCTCCCAAGTCGCTACTCGCGAAAAATTTTGGCCTGCCCGAGTCCGCATTCAATGGATTTCCAAAAGAGGAAGTCTATTTCGCGCGGGGGGCAGTGCCACCCGAAAAGCCCGCGACCCCACTCCAAGGCTTGAAGCTTCCGCCGCAAACTCACAAATACGAACTTCTTGAACAAGCTCCGCATGCAGAATTCAAAGGCGGGCGGGAATGGAGGGTCGATTCCACTCGATTTCCGATTTCAACCACCATCACGGGCGTCGTTCTCGATCTTGAACCGGGAAGCCTTCGTGAACTGCATTGGCATCCCACGGCAGATGAGTGGCAGTACGTCATCAGTGGGAAAATCAGTGTTTCGATGTTCGGCTCGCATGGCCGCTATCGGACAGAGGAACTAGAGAAAGGTGATGTCGCTTACATTCCGCAGGGATATGGACACTCGATTGAAAATATCGGAAGCACACCGTGTCGCATTCTCATCGGTTTGAACACCGGCGTCTATCAGGCAATCGATCTTTCACAATGGATCGCAGGTAACCCAGTGGACGTGTTGGCCACCAATTTCGGCATGCCCGCAGCCTTATTTGAGAAGTTCCCAAAGAAAGATGTGTTCATTGCCGATCAACAGGGCCGCTAA
- a CDS encoding DUF1559 domain-containing protein: MKPHSLPNSQFQTNVNAATYRSGFTLIELLVVMAIIGLLVALLLPAIQQVRESARRSLCKNNLKQLGLAIHNYHDVNRSFPIGHMNGGFPGSYADISGYSWLRALMPYIDQGSIYHAWNENEAYIWPANIELSRQIIPLMRCPSDIPAAFYADLPQYNYAVNIGNTNNWKQDDIYGASFLTGPFEWSDTTKGVAHSLRDITDGASNTILVGELRQGTKSPDLRGLILFGSMCCVSGNLPPNASVGDSMSAYYVDSQDLPAQHGYQRLSMRSRHSGGAHALFADGSVKFVGNNIDTTSLRALSTISGGEIADIAF; the protein is encoded by the coding sequence ATGAAGCCTCATTCTTTGCCGAATTCTCAATTCCAGACAAACGTGAACGCCGCGACCTATCGATCTGGATTTACTTTAATTGAACTGCTCGTTGTCATGGCCATCATCGGCTTGCTGGTTGCCTTGCTGCTTCCAGCAATCCAGCAAGTTCGGGAGTCCGCGCGACGGTCTCTGTGCAAAAACAATTTGAAACAACTTGGCCTCGCGATACACAATTACCACGACGTCAATCGTTCATTTCCGATTGGGCATATGAATGGCGGTTTTCCGGGGAGTTATGCAGACATCAGCGGCTATAGCTGGTTGCGAGCATTGATGCCGTACATCGATCAGGGAAGCATCTACCACGCCTGGAACGAGAACGAAGCTTATATTTGGCCGGCGAACATCGAGCTGTCGCGTCAGATAATCCCGTTGATGCGCTGTCCCAGCGATATTCCGGCAGCATTTTATGCGGACCTGCCGCAATACAACTACGCTGTGAATATTGGGAATACGAACAACTGGAAGCAGGACGATATTTATGGAGCCAGCTTTCTGACGGGACCGTTCGAATGGAGCGACACAACCAAAGGAGTCGCCCATTCGCTTCGCGACATCACCGATGGGGCATCCAACACGATTTTGGTTGGAGAACTGCGCCAAGGTACGAAAAGCCCTGATCTACGTGGACTAATTCTGTTTGGATCGATGTGCTGCGTCAGCGGAAACCTTCCGCCGAATGCGTCAGTTGGCGATTCCATGAGTGCATACTATGTCGATTCTCAGGACTTGCCTGCCCAACATGGATACCAGCGTCTGAGCATGCGCAGTCGCCACTCCGGGGGAGCGCACGCCTTGTTTGCTGACGGCTCTGTTAAATTCGTCGGCAACAACATCGATACGACTTCGCTTCGCGCACTGAGCACGATTTCCGGTGGGGAAATTGCAGACATTGCGTTTTAA
- a CDS encoding recombinase family protein — MGDQQRSCREQAIRDGLRLPPEFELTDSEVSGTLRHGDGFDKSIFTAEAVVFRTLYVYSLSRLAKESVIGTALLRKLAFKETSSL, encoded by the coding sequence ATTGGGGATCAGCAGCGTTCCTGTCGTGAACAAGCGATTCGAGACGGCCTGAGGCTTCCTCCTGAATTCGAGTTAACAGACTCCGAAGTTTCCGGAACCTTGCGTCATGGCGATGGGTTCGACAAGTCGATCTTCACGGCGGAAGCGGTGGTCTTCAGAACGCTTTATGTTTACAGCTTGAGCCGACTCGCCAAAGAATCCGTTATTGGAACTGCCCTTCTCAGAAAGCTTGCCTTCAAAGAAACGTCGAGTCTCTAG
- a CDS encoding HAD family hydrolase yields the protein MIQALIFDCDGTLTDSMPLHFVAWNQTMRRFGIEFTEDRFYSLGGIPSDKIIQMLSDEANLSLDAVAIAQEKEQVFLDSMHLLEEIAAITSIVRENKGKLPMAVASGGFRDIVAKQVAHIGLEGWFDTMVTAEDTTRHKPEPDVFLEAARRLGAEPAYCRVYEDSDLGIEAARRAGMQWVDVRTVHRPRRITA from the coding sequence ATGATTCAAGCTCTGATATTTGATTGCGACGGTACCTTGACCGACTCGATGCCTCTTCATTTCGTCGCGTGGAACCAAACCATGCGACGTTTTGGGATCGAGTTCACTGAAGACCGTTTCTATTCGCTGGGAGGCATCCCCAGCGACAAGATCATCCAAATGCTGTCCGACGAGGCGAATTTGTCGCTCGACGCCGTCGCCATCGCTCAGGAAAAGGAACAAGTGTTCCTCGACAGCATGCATTTGCTCGAAGAAATCGCGGCCATCACGTCCATCGTGCGGGAAAACAAGGGAAAACTCCCCATGGCGGTCGCAAGCGGCGGCTTCCGCGATATCGTCGCGAAACAGGTTGCCCACATCGGCCTTGAGGGTTGGTTCGATACGATGGTCACGGCCGAAGACACCACACGGCACAAGCCGGAACCCGACGTATTTCTGGAAGCGGCCCGGCGGCTTGGCGCGGAACCCGCCTACTGCCGAGTCTACGAGGATTCAGACCTGGGAATCGAAGCCGCTCGTCGGGCCGGCATGCAATGGGTCGACGTACGAACAGTCCACCGCCCGCGAAGAATCACGGCATAA
- a CDS encoding right-handed parallel beta-helix repeat-containing protein has translation MTSCVNLRLMTFRFGCLVLFVFLSAVSFVDADETKDFGDHFEKLWAPTDNKWVSYGQGDTRAGNQSVNSGGQMMTPLWQNESSLLFGDFRGRTNDHSGIEGNLGVGYRRITSTGWIVGGSAFYDIRRSNYGNTFQQATLGIEAMSLAWDARFNGYIPDGKAYTMASGVGVGPATPVLNGNQLALAYSGALIERSYFGFDGEVGYLLASSTSGNAELRGFVGGYNFATTDSRFPNIVGPRVRLESRLYDLDWLLGNGSRLVLGFEYQYDQVRNSQYIGLAQVRIPLGRSNRVLSRLERRMLDTVVRDVDVVSHADVVNTNQVSYEAAEIQSPIDGRWEQVGPIAQANASSNLSQIVNHLGPSSTVFVDGSGGPLDVTTPIVMNDSQRLFGGGESLQLRGATTHEEVNYLVPGSQPTLVAANSTTNVIIVNNNNWISGINILGGDNAISSATAPTPTGYAAVDRLAIQNTTISGANTGVAVGDLTTSLIEQVDSSNNTNFGFSTGGLTSSMIRENAASNNVVGFFTNGTVSEDSVIYGNVASGNSSHGYQFTGDFNGQFVGNIAYENSGAGLDFSDASVNSTAVFANNFAVANYGTGFTFGTVAGEVIENLAYGNGYDSNGAPNLNGGNGFEINTLTGTFSGNISGYNSAAGIRVETIGSTGLFDQNVSALNQGDGIFGIAMAGTFTNNISSDNGLSGIGFVGTVSGLVSDNQSSYNQSRGFYLDTLTSTAVVQNNRSDHNDIGFESVSANDGLFTGNVAAHNTGAGMLWLSPLTGTASDNRSFGNGSDGYQLMQGIAASGTFSGNRATRNDASGYYITTVDGTVSGNTANRNGLEGFYLGSVNSSGIVDGNVAKHNGQNGFYGSFMDGQFTNNIARNNDWSGISFINSVGGLIENNIARDNLGHGFYLNSLTSSAIVRDNTATRNATGFTGVAFNGFNQNAGLITGNTANSNVGTGFYWTEALTGTMSDNTATSNGTDGFNLTNGIGSTGQFNDNTSNNNSGEGYAIGSNSGSAAGNTGSGNIGGSNQYP, from the coding sequence GTGACTTCTTGCGTCAACTTGCGTCTGATGACGTTCCGATTTGGCTGTCTCGTTCTATTTGTTTTCCTGAGCGCCGTGTCCTTCGTTGATGCGGATGAAACGAAAGACTTCGGCGACCATTTTGAGAAACTCTGGGCTCCCACGGACAACAAGTGGGTCAGCTACGGGCAAGGCGACACGCGGGCCGGCAACCAGTCGGTGAACAGCGGCGGCCAGATGATGACGCCCCTCTGGCAAAACGAATCGTCGCTGCTCTTCGGCGATTTTCGTGGACGGACGAACGATCACAGTGGCATCGAAGGGAATCTGGGGGTCGGCTACCGCCGTATCACTTCGACCGGATGGATCGTCGGTGGATCCGCATTTTACGACATCCGCCGGTCGAATTATGGAAACACTTTTCAGCAGGCGACACTCGGAATCGAGGCAATGTCGCTCGCCTGGGATGCGCGATTCAACGGATACATCCCCGATGGCAAAGCCTACACGATGGCCAGCGGAGTGGGCGTCGGGCCCGCAACGCCGGTCCTCAACGGCAATCAACTCGCATTGGCCTACTCCGGTGCATTGATCGAACGATCCTACTTCGGTTTCGACGGAGAAGTCGGTTACCTGCTGGCGAGCAGCACGTCCGGGAACGCGGAACTGCGCGGATTCGTGGGAGGCTACAATTTCGCCACGACGGATTCACGGTTCCCCAATATTGTTGGGCCCAGAGTTCGCCTGGAAAGTCGCCTGTACGACCTGGACTGGCTCCTTGGCAATGGATCTCGTCTCGTACTGGGATTCGAATACCAATACGACCAGGTTCGTAATAGCCAGTACATTGGCCTGGCTCAGGTACGAATTCCGCTTGGGAGATCGAATCGAGTACTCTCGCGTCTTGAGCGCCGCATGCTCGACACAGTGGTACGCGATGTCGATGTCGTTTCGCATGCAGACGTCGTGAATACGAACCAGGTTTCATACGAAGCGGCCGAGATCCAATCGCCGATTGATGGTCGCTGGGAGCAAGTCGGTCCCATCGCACAGGCGAACGCCTCGAGCAATTTGTCGCAAATCGTGAATCACCTCGGTCCCTCCAGTACGGTCTTCGTGGATGGAAGTGGTGGACCGCTGGACGTGACGACCCCAATCGTCATGAATGACTCGCAGCGATTGTTTGGGGGAGGTGAATCGCTGCAACTTCGAGGGGCAACGACCCATGAAGAGGTGAACTATCTCGTTCCAGGCTCGCAGCCGACGCTCGTAGCGGCAAACTCGACGACGAATGTCATCATCGTCAACAACAATAACTGGATCTCGGGAATCAATATTCTGGGCGGCGACAATGCGATTTCCTCCGCAACAGCGCCGACCCCGACTGGATACGCGGCGGTCGATCGTCTCGCCATTCAGAACACAACAATCAGCGGTGCCAATACGGGCGTGGCTGTGGGCGATCTCACGACGTCGCTGATTGAACAGGTGGATTCCTCGAACAACACGAACTTTGGATTTTCGACGGGTGGTCTGACAAGTTCCATGATCCGTGAGAACGCGGCGAGCAACAACGTTGTCGGCTTCTTCACAAATGGCACGGTCTCTGAGGATTCGGTCATCTACGGCAATGTTGCGAGTGGGAACTCGTCGCATGGATACCAGTTCACCGGTGATTTTAACGGGCAATTTGTCGGAAACATCGCCTACGAAAACAGCGGCGCCGGACTGGATTTTTCGGACGCGTCGGTGAACTCAACGGCGGTCTTTGCAAACAACTTCGCGGTCGCGAACTACGGCACAGGGTTCACGTTTGGAACGGTCGCTGGTGAGGTGATCGAGAACCTTGCGTATGGAAATGGCTACGATTCGAATGGGGCTCCCAACTTGAACGGTGGAAATGGCTTTGAGATCAATACTCTGACCGGAACATTCTCTGGCAACATCTCAGGCTACAACTCCGCGGCTGGCATCCGCGTGGAAACGATTGGTTCAACTGGACTGTTCGATCAAAATGTTTCAGCCCTCAACCAAGGCGATGGGATCTTCGGCATCGCGATGGCGGGCACTTTCACCAACAATATCTCCAGCGACAACGGGCTTTCAGGGATCGGGTTTGTCGGGACGGTCAGCGGTTTGGTAAGCGACAATCAGTCGAGTTACAACCAATCGCGAGGGTTCTACTTGGACACACTGACGTCGACCGCCGTCGTGCAAAACAACCGCTCCGACCACAACGACATTGGATTTGAAAGCGTCTCGGCGAATGACGGCCTGTTTACTGGCAACGTTGCCGCGCATAACACGGGCGCAGGAATGCTTTGGTTGTCACCGCTGACGGGAACGGCCAGCGACAATCGGTCATTCGGCAATGGCTCCGACGGATACCAATTGATGCAAGGAATTGCCGCGTCAGGAACTTTCAGTGGAAATCGAGCCACTCGCAATGATGCCAGTGGCTACTACATCACAACTGTGGATGGAACCGTTTCCGGCAACACGGCCAATCGAAATGGCCTGGAAGGATTCTACCTGGGCAGCGTCAACTCGAGCGGGATCGTCGATGGAAACGTAGCGAAGCACAACGGGCAGAATGGTTTCTATGGTTCGTTCATGGATGGGCAATTTACCAACAATATCGCACGAAACAACGATTGGTCGGGCATCAGCTTCATCAACAGTGTTGGTGGCCTGATCGAAAACAACATCGCTCGAGACAATCTTGGACACGGCTTTTACCTGAACAGTTTGACCTCATCGGCGATCGTCCGAGACAACACGGCCACGCGCAACGCGACCGGCTTCACGGGCGTGGCGTTCAATGGCTTCAATCAAAATGCAGGCCTGATCACCGGCAATACAGCAAATAGCAATGTCGGGACCGGCTTCTATTGGACCGAGGCTCTCACGGGAACGATGAGCGACAATACGGCAACGAGCAACGGAACGGATGGGTTCAACTTGACCAACGGAATTGGAAGCACCGGCCAGTTCAACGACAATACGTCGAACAATAACTCAGGCGAGGGATACGCCATCGGGTCCAATTCGGGATCGGCGGCGGGAAACACCGGGTCAGGAAACATCGGTGGATCGAACCAGTACCCGTAA
- a CDS encoding YciI family protein produces the protein MAKFLFIYRESTEPQAQPSPEEMQALQAAWYAWMQKFASAIVPGGDGLKPAGRVVKAGVVSDGPYIEAKEVIVSFTIVQANDYDEAVAIARECPPGHTIEIREYAGYA, from the coding sequence ATGGCGAAATTCCTGTTCATCTATCGCGAATCTACGGAACCACAAGCTCAACCGTCTCCCGAGGAAATGCAGGCTTTGCAGGCGGCCTGGTACGCATGGATGCAAAAGTTCGCGTCGGCGATTGTGCCCGGTGGCGATGGGTTGAAGCCTGCGGGGCGAGTCGTGAAGGCGGGAGTCGTGTCCGACGGTCCCTATATTGAAGCCAAGGAAGTCATCGTCAGCTTCACGATCGTCCAGGCCAACGACTACGATGAAGCCGTGGCGATCGCCCGCGAGTGTCCTCCTGGCCACACAATCGAAATTCGTGAATATGCAGGATATGCATGA
- a CDS encoding RNA polymerase sigma factor: MSEPRPLVEHFFRHEFGRIVAVLTRSLGVRRLELVEDVVQAALAQALETWSRRGVPEDPAGWLYRTARNLAIDALRRERIHVQVLSRLADEAEREGPQLQTHFADEIGDEPLRLLFVCCHEAVPVESRVAIALRTLCGFSTAEIARALLTTEANVQKRIERARNRLCDLDVDFDTPAAPQLSSRLETVLVVVYLLFSQGCYVTHGDKPIRRDLCDEGRRLGRMLAAHPVGDIPAVHALLALMCFHMARLNARVALDGAIVLLEEQDRSTWNWSDVREGMDWLARSASGDGLTRYHVEAGIAWEHCRATSFAQTDWRRIAELYDTLERIAPSPLHSLNRAVAEAYLHGPQSGLERLAAVPPENVPANYPGWYTVIGELHFRLGQNAAAKRAWQEALELTTAQADQDFLCRRIALCQSDNGRPADESPR, translated from the coding sequence ATGAGTGAGCCGCGCCCATTGGTGGAGCACTTTTTTCGCCACGAGTTCGGCCGGATCGTCGCTGTGCTAACTCGATCGCTCGGCGTGCGCCGGCTTGAACTCGTCGAAGACGTCGTTCAAGCAGCGCTCGCGCAAGCTCTCGAAACCTGGTCGCGCCGCGGTGTGCCGGAAGACCCGGCCGGGTGGCTCTATCGCACTGCGCGCAACCTGGCAATTGACGCCCTGCGGCGAGAGCGAATCCATGTCCAAGTATTGTCGCGTCTGGCCGACGAGGCCGAGCGGGAAGGGCCGCAACTTCAAACACATTTCGCCGACGAGATTGGCGACGAACCTCTTCGACTGCTTTTCGTCTGCTGTCACGAAGCCGTACCGGTTGAATCCCGCGTCGCGATCGCTCTACGGACACTCTGCGGCTTCAGTACGGCGGAGATCGCCCGGGCGTTGCTCACAACCGAGGCCAATGTTCAGAAGCGGATTGAGCGGGCACGAAATCGACTTTGTGATTTGGACGTGGATTTTGACACACCGGCTGCCCCACAACTTTCGTCTCGGCTGGAAACAGTGCTCGTGGTCGTCTATCTCCTGTTCAGCCAAGGTTGTTACGTCACACACGGCGACAAGCCGATCCGCCGCGACCTGTGCGACGAAGGCCGTCGACTGGGGCGAATGCTCGCCGCTCATCCCGTTGGCGACATCCCGGCAGTCCATGCCTTGCTGGCTCTGATGTGCTTCCATATGGCTCGTCTCAATGCTCGCGTTGCGCTCGACGGTGCCATTGTTCTGCTTGAAGAGCAGGATCGCTCGACCTGGAATTGGAGTGATGTGCGTGAAGGAATGGACTGGCTCGCCAGGTCCGCATCGGGCGACGGTCTCACGCGCTATCATGTCGAAGCTGGCATCGCATGGGAGCACTGCCGCGCGACGTCCTTCGCCCAGACCGATTGGCGACGCATTGCCGAACTGTACGACACGCTCGAACGGATTGCTCCGTCACCGCTGCACTCGCTCAATCGCGCCGTCGCCGAAGCGTATCTGCATGGACCCCAATCCGGCCTCGAACGCCTGGCCGCTGTTCCGCCGGAAAACGTTCCCGCGAACTATCCCGGCTGGTACACGGTGATCGGGGAGCTACATTTCCGCCTCGGCCAGAACGCAGCCGCGAAGCGTGCCTGGCAGGAAGCCTTAGAGTTAACCACAGCGCAGGCGGATCAAGACTTCTTGTGTCGTCGTATCGCCCTTTGTCAGTCCGATAACGGCAGGCCTGCCGATGAGTCGCCCCGCTGA
- a CDS encoding DUF1398 family protein codes for MNQAAKQTIIECSQASAEGRIHFGEVVSALIQAGVESYYVDYRACRTTYYFPCGDTLTLDNSASEAEIGESFDGAAIQAAIRGAQQGTVMYPEFKRLSQKAGCASYAVWIAGKHVAYYGRRGETHVERFPS; via the coding sequence ATGAATCAAGCAGCGAAACAAACAATCATCGAATGCTCGCAGGCTTCCGCTGAAGGACGCATTCATTTTGGCGAAGTCGTCTCCGCACTGATTCAAGCGGGAGTGGAGTCCTACTACGTGGACTATCGAGCCTGCCGGACGACGTATTACTTTCCCTGTGGCGACACGCTGACGCTGGACAATTCTGCGTCAGAAGCCGAAATCGGAGAGTCCTTTGACGGCGCTGCGATTCAGGCAGCCATCCGTGGCGCCCAGCAAGGAACCGTGATGTATCCAGAATTTAAGCGTCTGTCACAAAAGGCAGGATGCGCCTCCTATGCCGTGTGGATCGCGGGAAAGCACGTGGCCTACTACGGTCGCAGAGGAGAGACTCATGTCGAACGCTTCCCCAGCTAG
- a CDS encoding MarR family winged helix-turn-helix transcriptional regulator: MARQNSTSHLDDHAGYWLRYVSNHVSHAFARKVEARGVTVAEWVLVRQMFEIGIANPSQLADAVGMTRGAVSKLIERLCRKDLVVRSTSENDRRYQTVELTAFGKNLVPTLAQLADENDREFFGHLKTQEKTWLIGLLQDMVRLHGWKDLPVD, encoded by the coding sequence ATGGCCAGACAAAACAGCACAAGCCATTTGGATGACCACGCGGGATACTGGCTACGGTACGTCTCGAATCACGTATCGCATGCCTTCGCGCGGAAAGTTGAGGCTCGAGGTGTCACTGTCGCGGAATGGGTTCTGGTGCGGCAGATGTTCGAGATTGGAATAGCCAATCCTAGCCAACTTGCCGATGCGGTAGGCATGACGCGAGGAGCGGTTTCTAAGCTGATCGAGCGTCTTTGCCGCAAGGATCTGGTTGTACGCTCAACTTCAGAGAACGATCGGCGTTATCAGACTGTGGAGCTTACGGCATTCGGGAAAAATCTCGTCCCCACTCTAGCCCAACTCGCGGATGAGAATGATCGAGAGTTTTTCGGGCATTTGAAGACTCAGGAAAAAACATGGCTGATCGGCCTGCTCCAAGACATGGTGCGGTTGCACGGATGGAAAGATTTGCCTGTGGACTGA